A single region of the Anguilla rostrata isolate EN2019 chromosome 11, ASM1855537v3, whole genome shotgun sequence genome encodes:
- the spryd4 gene encoding SPRY domain-containing protein 4 yields MAAPRSLALCRRAGPRALNAVLHSQSRVLCLSPQRRYVSNTAGNCLQFKLDERTAHSSLDLFKKNTGVIYRILGLDPSLVLDNPERFRDWAVVFGDGRVDGGRHYWEVTVRKSQEFRIGVAEASMSRDDCVGTNSCSWVFAYMQRKWFAMTTNEMVPVSLAGKPDRVGLLLDYEAGWLGLVDIQEPLVIHRIRAPFRGPLCPAFALWDGELLTHSDMEVPPGLE; encoded by the exons ATGGCAGCGCCCCGGAGCCTAGCGCTGTGTAGGCGCGCGGGGCCACGAGCCCTTAACGCGGTCCTGCACAGCCAGTCTCGCGTGCTGTGTCTGTCGCCGCAGCGGCGGTACGTCAGCAACACAGCGGGGAACT GTCTGCAATTTAAACTGGACGAGCGAACCGCCCACAGCAGCCTGGACCTCTTCAAGAAGAACACGGGCGTCATTTACCGAATTCTGGGTCTGGACCCCAGCCTGGTTCTGGACAACCCCGAGCGGTTCCGGGACTGGGCGGTGGTGTTCGGGGACGGGCGCGTGGACGGCGGGCGCCACTACTGGGAGGTGACCGTGCGCAAGTCCCAGGAGTTCCGCATCGGCGTCGCGGAGGCCAGCATGTCCCGGGACGACTGCGTGGGCACCAACAGCTGCTCCTGGGTGTTCGCCTACATGCAGCGCAAGTGGTTCGCCATGACCACCAACGAGATGGTGCCCGTGTCCCTGGCGGGCAAGCCGGACAGGGTGGGGCTGCTGCTGGACTATGAGGCAGGCTGGCTGGGGCTGGTGGATATTCAGGAGCCCCTGGTGATCCACCGAATCAGGGCCCCGTTCAGGGGTCCGCTGTGTCCCGCCTTCGCCCTGTGGGACGGGGAACTGCTCACCCACTCGGACATGGAGGTGCCCCCGGGTCTGGAGTGA